Proteins co-encoded in one Malus sylvestris chromosome 9, drMalSylv7.2, whole genome shotgun sequence genomic window:
- the LOC126582461 gene encoding glycerol-3-phosphate acyltransferase 1-like codes for MVLLMVLLKLTDWVLYQLLANSCQRAARKVRNYGSLVGNSPPLTSPQKQPFSFPSVTKCNLEGREYDKIACDIFGSLLKSPSVFPYFMLVAFEGGSILRALLLLLSYPILLVFNNEHRLRVMIFITFCGLRKKDMESVGRAVLPKFYLENLNLQVYEVLASAGSRVVLTSVPRVMVEHFLKDYLEVGDVLGTELHTIGHYFTGLLSKSGFLVKHKALKKHFGDKKPDIGIGSLSLQDQLFTSLCKEAYVVNKEDSKSGAKSAMARHKHPKPVIFHDGRLAFLPTPSATLAMFLWLPIGIILAIFRISVGIILPYEIALFLACWTGVNLSVKGCINSTSSNPQKTGVFYVCTHRTLLDPVFLSTALRKPLTAFTYSLSKMSEILAPIKTVRLTRDRKQDGETMERLLSEGDLVVCPEGTTCREPYLLRFSSLFAELADEIVPVAINTNVSMFYGTTASGLKCLDPIFFLMNPRPAYYVEVLGKLPKELTCAGGKSSNEVANYIQRKLADALGFECTSLTRRDKYLMLAGNEGIVPDNKRKKP; via the exons ATGGTCCTCCTAATGGTTCTTCTCAAACTCACAGACTGGGTTTTGTACCAGCTGCTAGCAAACTCATGCCAAAGAGCTGCAAGAAAAGTGAGAAACTATGGTTCCCTCGTAGGCAATTCTCCTCCTCTCACATCACCGCAAAAACAACCCTTTTCATTTCCCAGTGTCACAAAGTGTAATTTAGAGGGCAGAGAGTATGACAAAATTGCATGTGACATTTTTGGATCTCTTTTGAAATCCCCATCTGTCTTCCCTTACTTTATGCTTGTTGCCTTTGAAGGTGGCAGCATTTTAAGAGCCCTTCTCTTGCTTCTATCATACCCGATTTTGCTGGTTTTCAACAACGAGCACAGATTAAGGGTCATGATTTTCATAACTTTTTGTGGTCTCAGAAAAAAAGATATGGAGAGTGTTGGAAGGGCTGTTTTGCCCAAGTTTTATCTGGAAAATCTCAACCTTCAGGTCTATGAGGTTTTGGCCTCAGCGGGATCTAGGGTTGTCCTCACAAGTGTCCCTAGAGTCATGGTTGAACATTTTCTCAAGGATTATTTGGAAGTTGGTGATGTTTTGGGGACTGAGTTGCACACCATCGGGCATTACTTCACTGGTTTGTTATCCAAGTCTGGTTTTCTTGTGAAGCACAAAGCTCTCAAGAAACATTTTGGAGACAAAAAACCAGATATTGGAATTGGTTCTTTAAGCCTCCAAGATCAACTCTTTACATCCCTCTGCAAG GAAGCCTATGTAGTGAACAAGGAAGACAGCAAGAGTGGTGCAAAATCAGCAATGGCTAGGCACAAGCACCCAAAGCCAGTAATATTTCATGATGGAAGGCTAGCATTCTTGCCTACTCCATCTGCAACCCTAGCCATGTTTTTGTGGCTCCCTATTGGAATAATCCTAGCCATATTCAGGATCTCAGTTGGCATCATCCTCCCCTACGAAATTGCCCTATTTTTGGCCTGCTGGACAGGTGTCAATCTCTCAGTCAAAGGCTGCATAAACTCCACTTCTTCAAATCCACAAAAAACAGGAGTCTTCTATGTTTGCACGCACAGAACCCTACTGGACCCAGTTTTCCTCAGTACAGCCTTACGCAAGCCTTTAACTGCATTCACATACAGCCTGAGCAAAATGTCCGAAATCTTAGCGCCGATCAAGACCGTCCGGTTAACCAGAGACCGAAAACAAGACGGTGAAACCATGGAGAGGCTACTTAGTGAAGGAGATTTGGTCGTTTGCCCTGAAGGAACAACGTGTCGAGAGCCATATTTGCTGAGATTCAGCTCACTCTTTGCAGAACTGGCTGATGAGATTGTGCCAGTGGCTATCAACACAAATGTGAGCATGTTTTATGGCACAACAGCCAGTGGATTAAAATGCTTGGACCCAATTTTCTTCCTGATGAACCCTAGGCCTGCATATTACGTTGAGGTTCTTGGGAAGCTCCCAAAAGAGCTTACTTGTGCTGGGGGGAAGTCTAGCAATGAAGTGGCTAATTACATCCAGAGGAAATTGGCTGATGCTTTGGGTTTTGAGTGCACCTCTCTTACAAGGAGGGATAAGTATTTGATGCTGGCTGGGAATGAAGGAATTGTCCCTGATAATAAGAGAAAGAAGCCTTAA
- the LOC126582469 gene encoding AT-hook motif nuclear-localized protein 16-like, protein MAGGADLVAPSVVSKTVIDRRQDADKSNSHHRPGIDAMPMAPKLPKEVAPVPAGETLRRPRGRPAGSKNKPKPPIIVTRDSANALRAHAMEVSSGCDVSESLTNFARRKQRGICILSGSGCVTNVTLRQPASSGAIVTLHGRFEILSLLGSILPPPAPPGITGLTIYLAGAQGQVMGGGVVGALIASGPVVIMAASFMNATFDRLPQDEEEVAAALQNQHHQNGRHHHVDISDLYGLPQNLITNGNVPPEVYSWGSGRTMSKT, encoded by the coding sequence ATGGCAGGAGGTGCAGATCTGGTGGCTCCTTCCGTTGTGTCGAAAACTGTAATTGATCGGAGACAAGATGCCGATAAAAGCAACAGTCACCACAGGCCTGGGATTGATGCAATGCCAATGGCACCCAAGTTGCCTAAGGAAGTGGCACCGGTTCCTGCGGGGGAGACTCTTCGCCGGCCACGTGGGAGGCCAGCAGGTTCGAAGAACAAGCCGAAGCCGCCCATCATAGTCACCCGCGACAGCGCTAATGCGCTTCGTGCTCATGCAATGGAGGTAAGTTCTGGCTGTGATGTGAGTGAGAGTTTAACCAACTTTGCAAGGAGGAAGCAGAGGGGCATTTGCATATTGAGTGGAAGTGGCTGTGTGACCAATGTCACACTGCGACAACCAGCTTCATCTGGCGCTATCGTGACCCTCCATGGCCGGTTTGAAATCCTCTCATTGCTCGGGTCAATCCTACCCCCGCCAGCCCCTCCAGGGATCACAGGTCTAACCATATATCTTGCAGGGGCTCAGGGGCAGGTTATGGGAGGGGGTGTGGTCGGTGCGCTCATTGCTTCGGGCCCTGTGGTGATCATGGCTGCTTCGTTCATGAACGCCACTTTTGATCGCCTGCCACAGGATGAAGAGGAAGTTGCTGCGGCTTTGCAAAATCAGCACCACCAAAACGGCCGCCACCACCACGTGGACATCTCGGATTTATATGGACTTCCTCAGAACCTGATCACTAATGGTAATGTCCCTCCTGAGGTGTACTCCTGGGGATCCGGCCGAACTATGTCAAAAACTTGA
- the LOC126582463 gene encoding pentatricopeptide repeat-containing protein At2g42920, chloroplastic-like, with product MTPCCCSFTTSASISKFISENPHLSMLENQCTSMKDLQKIHAHLLKTGLTKDTVVASRLLAFSASRAGDINYAYMVFRRIKKPNPFIWNTIIRGFSESQNPKTAVSLFIEMLVASEIEPQRLTYPSVFKAYSQVGLAKDGAQLHGRVIKLGIESDEFTRNTIIHMYANCGFLSEARKLFDEDLECDNVAWNSMIMGLFKCGEVSESKRLFDKMPSRNSVSWNSMTSGFVRNGKYAEALELFGEMQKERIRPSEFTMVSLLNASAQLGAIGQGEWIHEYIKKNGIEMNGIVVTAITNMYCKCGSIEKALRVFEAAPNKGLSCWNTMIMGLAVNGCEGEAIELFSRLETSNFIPDGVSFLGVLTACNHSGKVEKARDYLSKMTRSYKIEPSIKHYSCMVNVLGRAGLLEEAEELIDNMPVKADAIIWGSLLSSCRKHSNIEMAKRAAKRVIELDPNDSCGYVLMSNVYAASSRFQEAMKERLSMKEQKIEKEPGCSLIEVDGEVHEFIAGGRLHHKAPEIYSLLDELGFMIPEMGWVTML from the coding sequence ATGACACCATGCTGTTGCTCTTTCACTACTTCTGCCTCCATATCCAAATTCATCTCAGAAAATCCACACCTCTCCATGCTAGAAAACCAATGCACCTCCATGAAAGACCTCCAAAAAATCCACGCCCACCTCCTCAAAACTGGCCTAACCAAGGACACGGTCGTCGCCAGCCGGCTTCTGGCCTTCTCTGCCTCCCGAGCCGGAGACATCAACTATGCCTACATGGTTTTCAGACGCATAAAAAAGCCAAACCCCTTCATTTGGAACACCATCATTAGAGGCTTCTCCGAAAGCCAAAACCCGAAAACTGCAGTCTCTCTTTTCATTGAAATGCTGGTAGCTTCAGAAATTGAGCCACAGAGATTGACTTACCCTTCAGTTTTCAAGGCTTATTCTCAAGTTGGCCTTGCCAAAGACGGAGCTCAGCTTCATGGAAGAGTTATAAAGTTGGGTATCGAAAGTGATGAATTTACGCGAAACACGATTATACACATGTATGCAAATTGTGGGTTTCTGAGTGAAGCAAGAAAACTGTTTGATGAGGACTTGGAATGTGACAATGTTGCATGGAATTCTATGATCATGGGCCTTTTCAAATGTGGTGAAGTGAGTGAATCCAAGAGGCTGTTTGATAAGATGCCTTCGAGGAATTCAGTTTCTTGGAATTCGATGACTAGCGGATTTGTTAGGAATGGGAAGTATGCAGAGGCATTGGAGCTTTTTGGTGAAATGCAGAAGGAGAGGATTAGGCCTAGTGAGTTTACAATGGTGAgcttgttgaatgcttctgctcagttgggagcaattggaCAAGGGGAGTGGATTCATGAATACATAAAGAAAAATGGGATTGAAATGAATGGAATTGTTGTCACGGCGATTACAAACATGTACTGCAAATGCGGAAGCATCGAAAAGGCTCTTCGTGTTTTTGAGGCTGCCCCGAATAAAGGGTTGTCCTGTTGGAACACCATGATCATGGGCCTGGCCGTTAATGGTTGCGAGGGGGAAGCAATTGAGCTGTTCTCGAGGCTTGAAACTTCAAATTTTATACCGGATGGTGTCAGTTTTCTTGGGGTCCTAACAGCGTGTAATCATTCGGGGAAGGTGGAGAAAGCAAGGGATTATCTCTCGAAAATGACACGAAGTTATAAGATTGAACCTTCGATAAAGCACTATAGTTGCATGGTTAATGTGTTAGGCAGGGCAGGACTTCTTGAAGAAGCAGAAGAGCTTATAGATAACATGCCGGTAAAAGCAGATGCCATTATTTGGGGGTCATTGCTCTCATCTTGTAGGAAGCACAGTAACATTGAGATGGCAAAACGAGCAGCAAAGCGTGTGATCGAATTGGACCCAAACGACAGCTGCGGTTATGTTCTTATGTCAAATGTCTATGCTGCCTCTAGTCGGTTTCAGGAAGCGATGAAGGAGAGGCTATCGATGAAGGAacagaagatagagaaagaacCGGGGTGTAGTTTGATCGAAGTGGACGGAGAGGTTCATGAGTTTATAGCCGGTGGAAGGCTACATCACAAAGCCCCAGAGATCTATTCTCTGTTGGATGAGTTGGGGTTTATGATTCCCGAAATGGGGTGGGTTACGATGCTTTAG